One genomic segment of Ctenopharyngodon idella isolate HZGC_01 chromosome 7, HZGC01, whole genome shotgun sequence includes these proteins:
- the adcyap1a gene encoding adenylate cyclase activating polypeptide 1a → MMTSSKTTLAFLIYGLLVQCNVCSPLSHPNIRMETAGFDEEGKALTDLTFDSDQITIRSSPSDSEDAYTLYSPPSKRLERHADGMFNKAYRKALGQLSARKYLHTLMAKRVGGNTIDDDNEPLSKRHSDGVFTDSYSRYRKQMAVKKYLATVLGKSPDDLDLHQFLQDIDFGVLPDGDEIEAFLLDWLRQFPPEFPAL, encoded by the exons ATGATGACGAGCAGCAAAACGACTCTTGCCTTCCTTATCTACGGGCTCCTCGTACAATGCAACGTGTGTTCGCCTCTGAGCCATCCGAACATCAG AATGGAGACTGCAGGATTCGACGAGGAGGGCAAGGCATTAACGGATCTAACATTTGACAGCGACCAGATCACTATTCGAAGCTCTCCATCAGATTCTGAAGACGCATACACGTTATATAGTCCTCCCTCGAAAAG ATTGGAAAGGCATGCTGACGGGATGTTTAATAAAGCCTACAGGAAAGCGCTTGGTCAGTTATCAGCGCGGAAATACCTGCATACACTGATGGCAAAACGCGTGGG AGGGAACACAATAGATGACGACAATGAGCCGCTCTCAAAGCGTCACTCAGACGGGGTTTTCACGGACAGCTACAGCCGCTACCGGAAGCAAATGGCCGTAAAGAAGTATCTGGCCACGGTCCTGGGCAAAAG cCCTGACGACTTAGATTTGCACCAATTTCTACAAGACATAGACTTTGGTGTGCTCCCGGATGGGGATGAGATTGAGGCATTTTTGTTGGATTGGCTGAGACAGTTTCCTCCTGAATTCCCG GCTTTGTGA
- the tyms gene encoding thymidylate synthase — MVCKPPKIKKKKNIAGKINVLSTTGFARDISNVEFSLKLKKMPSAAEQMTNGHCTNVENKTEGAGGGKKDFSLFCDERGYLNIVEYILQHGARKGDRTGTGVISVFGTQARYSLRDQFPLLTTKRVFWKGILEELLWFIKGSTNAKELSEKGVRIWDANGSRVFLDKNGFTDREEGDLGPVYGFQWRHFGAEYKDMHTDYSGQGVDQLQKVIDTIKSNPEDRRIIMCAWNPKDLPMMALPPCHALCQFYVSDGELSCQLYQRSGDIGLGVPFNIASYALLTYMIAHITGLKPGDFVHTIGDAHIYTNHIEPLKEQIQREPRPFPKLRIKRKVEQIDDFSAEDFEIYDYDPHPVIKMQMAV, encoded by the exons ATGGTCTGCAAAccgccaaaaataaaaaagaagaagaatatcgcgggaaaaataaatgttttgagcACTACAGGATTTGCCCGCGATATTTCTAACGTTGAGTTTAGTCTTAAACTGAAGAAAATGCCCAGCGCCGCAGAGCAAATGACAAATGGCCATTGTACTAACgtagaaaacaagacagaaggTGCAggtggaggaaaaaaagacttttctCTGTTTTGTGACGAGCGTGGTTACTTGAACATAGTCGAGTACATTCTGCAGCACGGAGCGCGCAAAGGCGACAGAACGGGGACCGGAGTGATTTCTGTCTTCGGGACACAGGCCAGATACAGTCTCAGAG ATCAGTTTCCTTTGCTGACGACCAAAAGGGTTTTCTGGAAAGGCATATTGGAGGAGCTGCTGTGGTTTATCAAG GGTTCAACAAATGCTAAAGAGCTGTCAGAAAAGGGTGTGAGAATCTGGGATGCTAATGGCTCCAGGGTCTTTCTGGATAAAAATGGCTTTACTGATCGTGAGGAAGGAGACCTGGGCCCAGTGTATGGCTTTCAGTGGAGGCACTTTGGAGCTGAGTACAAAGACATGCACACTG ATTACTCTGGGCAAGGTGTTGACCAGTTACAGAAGGTGATTGACACTATCAAGTCAAACCCAGAAGACAGGAGGATCATCATGTGTGCTTGGAATCCCAAAG ATCTCCCTATGATGGCATTGCCCCCCTGCCATGCGTTATGCCAGTTTTATGTGTCAGACGGTGAGTTGTCGTGCCAGCTGTACCAGCGCTCTGGTGATATCGGTCTGGGTGTGCCCTTCAACATTGCCAGCTATGCACTACTCACCTACATGATTGCCCACATCACTGGACTCAAG ccTGGAGATTTTGTGCATACAATAGGTGATGCCCACATCTATACCAATCACATTGAGCCTTTGAAAGAGCAG ATTCAGCGAGAGCCACGTCCATTCCCCAAACTCAGGATCAAACGCAAAGTTGAACAAATTGATGATTTCTCTGCAGAGGATTTTGAGATCTATGACTATGACCCCCATCCTGTAATCAAAATGCAAATGGCTGTTTAG